A single region of the Lactobacillus isalae genome encodes:
- a CDS encoding glycoside hydrolase family 1 protein, giving the protein MKYYHVPQDFRWGVATAANQVEGAWNENGKGLSIADCERYDPKKAKAGYKVANDITSYEIKKAIKDKKSDGWGKRHGVDFYHTYPEDIKKLAATGINTFRTSIAWSRIFPNGDDNEPNEKGLKFYDKLFDELHKYNIEPIITLSHYEMPLNLVLNYDAWYDPKVRDYFMRFAKTVVDHFHKKVKYWIPINEIDSILRHPFSSAGLVKDRFPNKSFEEVIYQAMHNQFVAAALITKYIHENYTDLVVGSMITSTMVYPYNSDPRNSLKSVQVMRESYNFSDIQIRGNYPLNLLSKLKKLNVKITEKELKVIRDNTADFVAFSYYSSICTAFDTTGLKITKANRTEGVYNKYLPTSDWGWQIDPVGLRIILINLYDRYQKPLFIVENGLGAKDSLTESGKVHDDYRIDYLRKHIRQMLISLENDGIKLMGYCMWGMTDMISASTTQMSKRYGLIYVDLDDLGKGSYQRYLKDSYFWYQKLLSFGDKIPKNYLDK; this is encoded by the coding sequence ATGAAATATTATCATGTCCCTCAAGACTTTAGGTGGGGCGTTGCGACAGCAGCTAATCAAGTAGAGGGTGCTTGGAATGAAAATGGTAAAGGACTTTCAATTGCTGATTGTGAACGTTATGATCCTAAAAAAGCTAAGGCAGGTTATAAAGTCGCAAATGATATAACCAGTTATGAGATTAAAAAAGCTATTAAAGACAAGAAAAGCGATGGCTGGGGAAAGAGACACGGGGTCGATTTTTATCATACATACCCCGAAGATATAAAAAAACTGGCTGCTACTGGAATTAACACCTTTAGAACTTCAATCGCATGGAGTAGAATTTTTCCAAATGGTGATGATAACGAACCTAATGAAAAAGGTCTAAAATTTTATGACAAGTTATTTGATGAGCTACATAAATATAATATTGAGCCAATTATTACGCTGTCACATTATGAAATGCCATTAAATTTAGTTTTAAATTATGATGCTTGGTATGATCCAAAAGTCAGAGATTATTTTATGAGATTTGCAAAAACGGTTGTAGATCATTTTCATAAAAAAGTGAAATATTGGATTCCTATTAACGAAATTGATAGTATTTTACGTCATCCTTTTTCTTCAGCTGGGTTAGTTAAAGATAGATTTCCAAATAAAAGTTTTGAAGAAGTTATATACCAAGCAATGCATAATCAATTCGTTGCAGCTGCATTAATTACAAAATATATTCATGAGAACTATACTGATCTGGTGGTTGGCTCGATGATTACTAGCACGATGGTTTATCCTTACAATAGCGATCCTCGAAATAGCCTAAAAAGTGTACAAGTAATGCGAGAAAGCTATAATTTTAGCGATATTCAAATTCGTGGTAACTATCCGTTAAACTTATTATCTAAGCTCAAAAAACTTAACGTGAAGATAACAGAAAAAGAACTAAAAGTAATTAGAGATAATACGGCAGATTTTGTGGCATTTTCCTATTATTCTTCTATTTGTACTGCTTTTGATACTACTGGCTTAAAAATTACGAAAGCAAATAGAACTGAGGGAGTTTATAATAAATATTTACCGACTAGTGATTGGGGTTGGCAGATTGATCCAGTGGGATTAAGAATTATATTAATCAATTTATATGATCGCTATCAAAAACCTTTATTCATTGTAGAAAATGGATTAGGTGCAAAAGATAGTTTGACTGAAAGTGGAAAGGTTCATGATGATTATCGAATTGATTATTTGCGTAAGCATATTAGACAGATGCTAATTTCTTTAGAAAATGATGGGATAAAATTGATGGGATATTGTATGTGGGGAATGACGGATATGATTTCAGCATCAACTACCCAAATGTCCAAGCGATATGGCTTGATTTATGTTGATTTGGATGATTTAGGAAAGGGAAGCTATCAACGGTACTTAAAGGACTCCTACTTTTGGTAT
- a CDS encoding PTS beta-glucoside transporter subunit IIBCA has translation MSYEKMNKQIIAAVGGEDNIQSVVHCATRLRFVLKDESKADDAAAARIPGVLQVVKKAGQYQLVIGSTVEDVYNDLVKMINIENDDSYKSTPKEKKNIFDTVISVITGSIAPAIPLLAGAGMGKVLLLILTISGLLSDKSQTYQILNLIFDTGYFFMPAFIGFSAAKVFNTDQYLGAFMGLVTEHPIWTAMVAAKKPVDFLGMPVQLIKYSSTLITAIISVWIMSYIYKYVKKYTPNMVKIFMVPMLTMLITAPLIFLVIGPISNMISEGIGFISMWLFHNAGIVAIPILAAAYPWLVSIGIHKALSPISIQLVATQGFDPIIRVVALCSNMSQAAASLAVGMKSKNKELKSLALSSSATAYLGGITEPALFGVNLPLKKPMYGAMIGGAIAGVVASFMKIKAFIYVTPAFLSLPMWVSKTENFVIQAIIVIIVASVATFIATWVIGFDDPVDEKSEKNKQKEKFEQTHEKHDLKSPVKGTVEPLSEVNDETFASGVMGKGIAIVPSEGKIYAPDDGVVTATFDTGHAIGLHLDNDADVLIHIGIDTVQMNGDGFKQLVKKGDHVKAGQELVAFDIDKIKKAGYDPTVMMIVLNSKDFLEVLPVVTKKDEKKDVTTSSNVIVLA, from the coding sequence ATGAGTTATGAAAAGATGAACAAACAAATCATAGCCGCTGTTGGTGGAGAAGATAATATTCAATCAGTTGTCCACTGTGCAACAAGACTACGATTTGTTTTAAAAGACGAAAGTAAAGCGGATGATGCAGCCGCCGCAAGAATTCCGGGCGTTCTGCAAGTTGTAAAAAAGGCTGGACAATATCAATTAGTTATTGGAAGCACTGTAGAAGATGTTTACAATGATTTGGTTAAAATGATTAATATTGAAAATGACGATAGTTATAAGTCTACGCCTAAAGAAAAGAAAAATATTTTCGATACTGTAATCAGTGTTATTACAGGGTCCATTGCACCAGCTATTCCATTACTTGCTGGTGCTGGTATGGGTAAAGTTTTACTTCTGATTTTAACGATTAGTGGCCTACTTTCAGATAAAAGTCAGACGTATCAAATTTTGAATTTGATTTTTGATACTGGATATTTCTTTATGCCAGCCTTTATTGGATTCTCTGCCGCTAAAGTATTCAATACTGATCAATATTTAGGTGCTTTTATGGGCTTAGTAACTGAGCATCCAATTTGGACAGCAATGGTTGCAGCTAAAAAGCCAGTGGACTTCTTAGGGATGCCGGTGCAGTTGATCAAGTACTCTTCTACTTTAATTACTGCGATTATCTCTGTTTGGATTATGTCTTACATTTATAAGTATGTTAAGAAATATACTCCTAACATGGTTAAGATTTTTATGGTGCCAATGTTAACAATGTTAATTACGGCTCCACTAATCTTCCTAGTAATTGGACCAATTTCTAACATGATTTCAGAAGGAATTGGATTTATTTCTATGTGGCTATTCCATAATGCTGGTATTGTAGCTATTCCGATCTTAGCAGCTGCATATCCATGGCTTGTTTCAATTGGTATTCACAAAGCCTTAAGTCCAATTAGTATACAATTAGTCGCTACTCAAGGATTCGATCCAATTATCCGTGTAGTTGCGCTATGTTCGAATATGTCTCAAGCAGCTGCTTCGTTGGCTGTAGGTATGAAGAGTAAAAATAAAGAATTAAAGAGCTTAGCATTGTCATCAAGTGCGACTGCTTATTTAGGCGGAATTACTGAGCCAGCATTGTTTGGTGTTAACTTGCCATTAAAGAAACCTATGTATGGTGCAATGATTGGTGGTGCAATTGCTGGTGTTGTTGCAAGTTTTATGAAGATTAAAGCCTTTATTTACGTAACTCCTGCATTTTTAAGTTTGCCAATGTGGGTTTCTAAAACTGAAAACTTTGTTATTCAAGCTATTATTGTAATTATTGTTGCTAGTGTAGCTACATTTATAGCTACGTGGGTAATCGGATTTGATGATCCTGTGGACGAAAAGTCAGAAAAAAATAAGCAAAAAGAAAAATTTGAACAAACTCATGAAAAGCATGATTTAAAGAGCCCTGTAAAAGGAACGGTTGAACCACTTAGTGAGGTTAATGACGAAACTTTTGCTAGTGGAGTAATGGGTAAAGGAATTGCAATCGTTCCTAGTGAAGGTAAAATATACGCACCTGATGATGGAGTAGTTACAGCTACTTTTGATACCGGACATGCAATTGGACTACATTTAGATAATGATGCAGATGTTTTAATTCATATTGGGATTGACACTGTTCAAATGAATGGTGATGGATTTAAGCAATTAGTAAAAAAGGGTGACCATGTAAAAGCTGGACAAGAATTAGTTGCTTTTGATATTGATAAAATTAAAAAAGCTGGCTATGATCCAACAGTTATGATGATTGTGTTGAACAGTAAAGATTTCTTAGAAGTATTGCCAGTTGTGACTAAAAAGGATGAGAAAAAAGATGTTACAACGAGTAGCAATGTCATTGTATTAGCTTAG
- a CDS encoding PRD domain-containing protein, producing the protein MKITRILNNSAVISENQDHEEIIALGKGIAYGKKVGDEFDKQKIYKIFTPLSDSQRKLLLETIHETDPIFFQISQKIVDRLKHEENIELADSVYITLTDHLATSVERAKKGLYLSNKFIWEVKNYYPKEYKYGLWALKLLDMQFDLNFPEDEAGFIAVHIISGELGNDISDFSKSVDFIKSITKIVRYYFHIDIDYQSLNYNRFAVHLKFFWKAMMYKKDQSSFGDLSREILNVIKNSDIEAYKCALKIKEYISEKYNYELNNEEIMYLAIHINKIVHGEEK; encoded by the coding sequence ATGAAGATAACTAGAATTTTAAACAATAGCGCTGTGATTAGTGAAAACCAAGATCATGAAGAAATTATAGCTCTTGGTAAAGGTATTGCTTATGGTAAAAAAGTTGGAGATGAGTTTGATAAGCAGAAGATATATAAAATTTTTACGCCATTGTCTGATAGTCAAAGAAAGTTATTACTAGAGACAATTCATGAAACAGATCCTATTTTCTTTCAAATTTCACAGAAAATTGTGGATAGGTTGAAACATGAAGAGAATATCGAATTAGCTGATAGTGTATATATTACTTTGACAGATCACCTTGCTACAAGTGTAGAAAGAGCGAAAAAGGGTTTGTATTTAAGTAATAAATTTATTTGGGAAGTTAAAAATTACTATCCAAAAGAATACAAATATGGTTTATGGGCTTTAAAGTTGTTAGATATGCAATTTGATTTGAATTTTCCAGAAGATGAAGCAGGTTTTATTGCGGTACATATCATTAGTGGAGAGCTTGGAAATGATATCAGTGACTTTAGTAAATCTGTTGATTTTATAAAGTCAATTACTAAGATTGTTAGATACTATTTTCATATTGATATTGATTATCAATCCTTAAATTATAATCGTTTTGCAGTTCATTTGAAGTTCTTCTGGAAAGCAATGATGTATAAAAAAGATCAATCAAGCTTTGGAGACTTAAGTAGAGAAATTTTAAACGTAATAAAAAATAGTGATATTGAAGCTTATAAATGTGCTTTAAAGATAAAAGAGTATATTTCGGAAAAATACAATTATGAATTAAACAATGAAGAAATCATGTATTTAGCTATACATATTAACAAGATCGTACACGGAGAAGAAAAATGA